A genome region from Desulfovibrio sp. includes the following:
- the murA gene encoding UDP-N-acetylglucosamine 1-carboxyvinyltransferase, which produces MDKLVIEGGVPLTGGIEVSGSKNAALPILFACILLSEPVTITNVPNLRDIHTTIKLLNMLGCTCEYADHRVQVQPGNLLPEAPYDLVRTMRASVLCLGPLLARIGQARVALPGGCAIGARPVDQHLKGLELMGASFQLEEGYIIGRCRKLKGAHISFDMPTVGGTENLLMAAALAEGETVLENAAREPEIVDLANFLRACGAKIEGHGTSVIRIQGVTSLHDGEYPVMPDRIEAGTFLVAAGITGGELMLRNCPFKDLEAVILKLRSMGMEITSTPEGVLARCAGPLRGTDVKTQPYPGFPTDMQAQLMALMCLAEGASVVEESIFENRFMHVLELMRMGAQIKVSGHTAMVRGVQKLTGAPVMASDLRASASLVLAGLAAKGVTEVRRIYHLDRGYESIEHKLNAVGARIRREHE; this is translated from the coding sequence ATGGACAAACTGGTTATTGAAGGCGGCGTTCCGCTTACTGGCGGCATTGAGGTCAGCGGCTCAAAAAATGCGGCCCTGCCCATTCTTTTTGCATGCATACTGCTGTCAGAGCCGGTCACCATCACCAATGTGCCCAACCTGCGAGACATTCACACCACCATCAAGCTCCTGAACATGTTGGGCTGCACCTGCGAATACGCCGACCATCGGGTGCAGGTGCAGCCCGGCAATTTATTGCCGGAGGCTCCCTATGATCTGGTGCGCACAATGCGCGCCTCGGTGCTGTGCCTTGGCCCGCTGCTGGCGCGCATTGGTCAGGCCCGCGTGGCCCTGCCCGGCGGCTGCGCCATTGGCGCACGCCCGGTAGACCAGCACCTCAAGGGCCTTGAACTCATGGGCGCGAGCTTTCAGCTTGAAGAAGGCTACATCATTGGCCGCTGCCGCAAACTCAAGGGCGCGCATATTTCTTTTGATATGCCCACCGTGGGCGGCACGGAAAACCTGCTCATGGCCGCAGCCCTTGCCGAGGGCGAAACTGTGCTCGAAAACGCCGCGCGCGAACCAGAAATTGTGGACCTTGCCAACTTTTTGCGTGCCTGCGGTGCAAAAATCGAAGGGCACGGCACATCTGTCATCCGCATTCAGGGCGTCACCTCGTTGCACGATGGTGAATACCCCGTCATGCCCGACCGTATAGAAGCTGGCACCTTTCTGGTTGCAGCGGGCATTACCGGCGGCGAGCTGATGCTGCGCAATTGTCCCTTCAAGGATCTGGAAGCTGTCATTCTCAAGCTGCGTAGCATGGGCATGGAAATAACCAGCACCCCCGAAGGAGTGCTGGCGCGCTGTGCAGGCCCCTTGCGCGGCACGGACGTAAAAACCCAGCCCTACCCCGGCTTCCCCACCGATATGCAGGCCCAGCTCATGGCACTCATGTGCCTGGCAGAAGGAGCCAGCGTGGTGGAAGAAAGTATTTTTGAAAACCGCTTCATGCATGTGCTTGAGCTCATGCGCATGGGCGCACAGATCAAGGTTTCTGGTCACACTGCCATGGTGCGCGGCGTACAAAAGCTCACTGGCGCGCCCGTAATGGCCTCTGACCTGCGCGCCAGCGCTTCGCTGGTGCTTGCGGGCCTTGCGGCCAAGGGCGTTACAGAAGTGCGCCGCATCTACCACCTTGACCGTGGCTACGAAAGCATCGAGCACAAGCTGAATGCCGTTGGCGCGCGCATTCGGCGTGAACACGAGTAA
- a CDS encoding sensor domain-containing diguanylate cyclase → MLALNTIHGKFIKYTLLLLTIPPTIFLISFYYAFRTEVITDAYHDMCDEISNQQKAISGWLNHHEDLLKFVASNPSIIHLPEMRLDNFKSFLSAHNDFNSIVLFDKYGDVKESVPTFTTANVADREYFIRARNGQATATSPLISRLSGDYIIIISQPVYGKEHEFEGVIIGAISFKTLTEEFSLSETNNSTRPYLIDAKSHAVLANVDKNAPPNIIPPQKTDGTPQSYINTNGVRVLGISTAINDDKWILAIERPFNSILSRMESFLISFFLVSIITLTVILPLIKKYISATVKPIETISTLSTTLLNNISNTACPYINMNKAPQEVVTLYHNFCDMAKKISSYVQELELSNLTDPLTGLANRRSLEKDGCKVIEICRRSGVSCTCLVLDLDHFKSVNDTFGHQAGDTALQTVSAILKNHTRSSDICARFGGEEFTILASSTTAEAAMYLAEKIRREVEATPVTYDSITFNITASIGVAELSHEIQACSTALEDGIRAADCAMYTAKKNGRNRSAQWSDEDCSMA, encoded by the coding sequence ATGCTTGCGTTAAATACTATACACGGTAAATTTATCAAATATACGCTTTTATTATTAACAATACCTCCCACAATATTTTTAATATCATTCTATTATGCCTTTCGAACAGAAGTTATAACGGATGCATACCATGACATGTGCGATGAGATATCAAATCAGCAGAAAGCCATATCGGGATGGTTAAACCACCATGAAGACCTGCTCAAATTTGTCGCATCAAATCCTAGCATTATCCACCTGCCAGAAATGCGGCTCGACAACTTCAAATCTTTCCTCTCTGCCCATAATGATTTTAATAGTATCGTTTTGTTTGACAAATATGGAGATGTCAAGGAAAGCGTGCCCACGTTTACTACTGCAAATGTTGCCGACAGGGAGTATTTTATTCGCGCACGCAACGGGCAAGCAACGGCAACGTCGCCCTTGATAAGCCGACTCTCCGGAGATTACATCATTATCATATCCCAACCAGTTTATGGAAAGGAACATGAGTTTGAAGGAGTAATAATTGGGGCTATCAGTTTCAAGACCCTGACTGAAGAGTTTTCTCTTTCCGAAACGAACAATTCTACACGCCCATACCTTATTGATGCAAAAAGCCATGCCGTTCTGGCCAATGTGGACAAAAATGCCCCTCCAAACATCATTCCCCCTCAAAAAACAGATGGCACACCCCAAAGTTACATTAACACGAATGGGGTTCGAGTCCTTGGAATCAGCACCGCCATCAATGATGATAAATGGATTCTCGCCATTGAGAGGCCTTTCAACAGCATCCTGAGCAGGATGGAATCTTTTTTAATCAGTTTTTTTCTTGTCTCTATAATAACACTTACGGTCATTTTACCATTGATAAAAAAATATATTTCCGCAACGGTTAAACCAATAGAAACCATATCAACCCTTTCAACAACCCTTTTGAATAATATTTCGAATACTGCATGTCCGTATATAAATATGAATAAGGCCCCGCAAGAAGTAGTTACTTTATACCACAACTTCTGCGATATGGCCAAAAAAATATCTTCATACGTACAGGAACTGGAACTGAGCAATCTTACAGATCCTCTTACAGGCCTTGCGAACAGGCGAAGTCTTGAAAAAGACGGATGCAAAGTTATTGAAATTTGCCGCCGCAGTGGAGTCAGCTGCACATGTCTGGTGCTGGATCTGGATCACTTTAAAAGCGTCAACGACACATTTGGGCATCAGGCTGGCGATACAGCCCTGCAAACCGTCAGTGCCATTTTGAAAAATCATACCAGATCATCCGATATATGCGCCCGCTTTGGTGGAGAGGAATTCACGATACTGGCGTCTTCAACAACGGCAGAGGCTGCAATGTACCTTGCTGAAAAGATTCGCAGGGAAGTTGAAGCGACTCCAGTCACATACGATTCCATCACATTTAACATCACGGCAAGCATTGGCGTCGCGGAACTTTCGCATGAAATCCAGGCATGCAGCACAGCACTGGAGGACGGTATTCGCGCAGCAGACTGCGCCATGTATACGGCCAAAAAGAATGGTAGAAACCGGTCTGCACAATGGAGTGATGAGGACTGCAGCATGGCATAA
- a CDS encoding radical SAM protein gives MNLYRGCTHGCIYCDSRSTCYGMDHDFEDIEVKENALELLEAALKRKRKKCMIGTGSMTDPYIPAELKLGNLRKALALLYEYGFGFTVITKSDRVLRDLDLLQKINERAKCVVQMTLTTHDEDLCKKLEPNVSTTSERFRALLRLRDAGIPTVVWLCPILPFINDTEENISEILDCCAEGKVRGIICFGMGVTLRDGNRQYFYSQLDRHFPGMKEKYMRTYGTQYILGSPNGEHLMGMFHRHCARHGIMHEPKQIFQYLSTLDEKQGSRQLSLFG, from the coding sequence ATGAATCTTTATCGTGGTTGCACGCACGGCTGCATTTATTGCGACTCGCGCAGCACCTGCTATGGCATGGATCATGACTTTGAAGACATCGAGGTAAAAGAAAACGCTCTGGAGCTGCTTGAAGCCGCCCTGAAACGCAAACGCAAAAAATGCATGATCGGCACAGGCTCCATGACCGACCCGTACATTCCGGCTGAGCTGAAACTAGGCAACCTCAGAAAGGCACTGGCCCTGCTGTACGAGTACGGCTTTGGCTTTACGGTGATAACAAAGTCAGACCGCGTACTGCGCGACCTCGACCTGCTGCAGAAGATCAATGAGCGGGCCAAATGCGTTGTACAGATGACCCTGACCACGCACGATGAAGACCTGTGCAAAAAGCTGGAACCCAACGTAAGCACGACGTCAGAGCGCTTCAGGGCACTGCTTCGGCTACGCGATGCGGGCATACCTACCGTTGTTTGGCTCTGCCCCATTCTGCCCTTTATCAATGATACAGAGGAAAATATTTCTGAAATTCTAGACTGTTGCGCTGAGGGAAAGGTGCGGGGCATCATCTGCTTTGGCATGGGCGTGACGCTTCGCGACGGCAATCGCCAATACTTCTACAGTCAGCTGGACAGGCACTTTCCCGGCATGAAGGAGAAGTATATGCGCACCTACGGTACGCAATACATACTGGGCAGCCCGAATGGCGAGCACCTGATGGGCATGTTCCACCGTCACTGCGCGCGGCACGGCATCATGCACGAACCCAAGCAGATTTTCCAATACCTGAGCACACTTGATGAAAAACAGGGGAGCAGGCAACTGAGTCTTTTTGGCTGA
- a CDS encoding TspO/MBR family protein: MEVPQNKTLPLIVLLGYLAATCAAAVIGSYFTVQVSITRFYAALIKPAWAPPGWIFAPVWTALYISMCLAIWQVWRKKPMRPSRAYTRAHASWWGQLALNALWPVIFWLQPAGMAAFVVCVSLAVAVWGCAAAMRRVSVAAAMLMLPYACWVSFATALSWALWSMNPTS, from the coding sequence ATGGAAGTACCCCAGAACAAAACATTGCCATTGATTGTGCTGCTTGGTTATCTGGCTGCTACCTGCGCTGCCGCCGTGATTGGCTCGTACTTCACCGTACAGGTCTCCATTACCCGGTTTTATGCAGCATTGATAAAACCTGCCTGGGCTCCGCCAGGGTGGATCTTTGCCCCCGTGTGGACCGCGCTGTATATCAGCATGTGCCTTGCAATCTGGCAGGTATGGAGAAAGAAGCCCATGCGCCCCTCCAGGGCATATACACGGGCACATGCCAGCTGGTGGGGACAACTTGCGCTTAACGCTTTGTGGCCAGTGATTTTTTGGTTGCAGCCAGCGGGTATGGCTGCATTTGTGGTGTGCGTTTCTCTGGCTGTGGCTGTTTGGGGTTGTGCTGCAGCAATGCGCCGTGTTTCTGTGGCAGCGGCCATGCTCATGCTGCCGTATGCCTGCTGGGTGAGCTTTGCCACAGCCCTTTCATGGGCGCTGTGGAGCATGAACCCCACCAGCTGA